The Solanum lycopersicum chromosome 8, SLM_r2.1 DNA segment ATGAATAAAAGAATATTACTACGAAAAAAGCAAGGAATATATACCGAGTGTACTCTGTCCCCTGCTGTATTAAGCGTAGCATGGAACACAACATACTGCATATCCGTCATGGTGCAAACAATGTCAAACAGAAGCTTAGGTCGATCCTTACAGTGAATATTTATAACAGAATAACCCTTCTCCAAGCAATTCAAAACCGATACAATAGGGTTATCATTAGTCTTAATAATCGGCTTCCTTTCATAATCGCGATCAGTAAACATCATCTGATGAAGCCTTCTTTCTGTATGGGTAACAGCCATAGACACCGATGTTTTAGCACTACGAATATCATTATCCCCCTTGAGCACGTTCCTTAAACGAGCTTCAATCGTGTCAATCTTCTCAGAGTCCTCAATCGGAGACCCTGAATCACGTTCCTTAACATAAATAAGGGATGCAATTCGACCATTATGAGTCCACACCTTAGCTTCAACTACATTGCACTCTAATTCTGAGAGTACTGCAAAAACCTCCGATAATAAACCGATTCGATCCGTCCCGGTTAACTCCAGTGCTGTCAAACCATCAAAACACTTTGCACTTCCATAATGAATTGTTCCTAATGACTGAACAAAAAACATGTAAATCAAAATTATCCATATAAATCActcattaaaagaaaaattaagaaaattaagtaCCTGTTCAATGTAACTAATTACACTTTCGTCGGTTAATTTGTTGCCATCCAAGTCAGTAACGTGAAACACTGTACATTAAAACAACAAGTTGTAacggcaaaaaaaaaaaattagaacataTATTCAAAAggctaaaaaaaaattaacagctAACGTACGCCtgagatttatttttatttatttatcccTAAGAATAAATTATGGATGGATGCGCATTTTAGCAAAAAAGCGCACTTTAACAAAAAGGGTGTCTCTGTAAATTTGCACTCACCGTCCATAAACCACCGGCCGTCCGACGAGATGTAAGCTTTTTTAATGGAAAGATTCAGATCGGTAAGAACTTGAACTGCTTCAAGAAGAATTCCATGTTTTCTCGCACTATCAatctgttaaaaaataaatataatgaaaaaaaataaacccaaaaaaaattggaataattaaaaaaaatattttaattggtcaaaaaattgaaaaatctcCAGCAAAGTCGAAGAAGGTGGCTTACCATAACGCGAGTGGAATTTGAACAACCGGCATTGTCGATCATGACTCTGTAAGCAAAAAAAACAGTGAAAGAGACTATTCAGAAAGGCCACTAAGAGataaatttcttttcaaaatttgaaaaatgaacaaattattcACAAGGAAAAGTCAAGTGAATATAGAAAAATGAAGAGTCAAAGTACCGTGTGaaggaagaaaaattaaattctatTAGTAACTAAATATACAGTCTCATGATTctgcttaaatttttaattagaagCAAACTCTTCGGATTAACgtaaatattgagaaaaaattATCTCCagaacaaaatttgaaaaaacagaGACAATAATTAACTGTATTATAGCAAAATCGAGAACATATTtggggaaaaaaaaaagtaaaacacaGAAAAGAACTTGAAGAACACAAATCAAAtcagagagaaaaaaaaaggtgtgaGACTGACCTTGGAGTAGTCATTCGGAAAACAAGCTTTTCATATTCATCCAAATAGGTAGGCCACTCCATATTTGATATTTCCATTTTCTTCAAACTAAAAATTTACAGTAACAGAGTTGAACGATGATGGAGAACAAAAAGGGGGTTGAGttcctaaacccaa contains these protein-coding regions:
- the LOC101260460 gene encoding ACT domain-containing protein ACR8, coding for MEISNMEWPTYLDEYEKLVFRMTTPRVMIDNAGCSNSTRVMIDSARKHGILLEAVQVLTDLNLSIKKAYISSDGRWFMDVFHVTDLDGNKLTDESVISYIEQSLGTIHYGSAKCFDGLTALELTGTDRIGLLSEVFAVLSELECNVVEAKVWTHNGRIASLIYVKERDSGSPIEDSEKIDTIEARLRNVLKGDNDIRSAKTSVSMAVTHTERRLHQMMFTDRDYERKPIIKTNDNPIVSVLNCLEKGYSVINIHCKDRPKLLFDIVCTMTDMQYVVFHATLNTAGDRVHSEFFIRHTDGSPISSEAEKQRVILCLQAAIERRASEGVRLELCTGDKQGLLADVTRTFRENGLNVTRAEISTTSDNTALNVFYVTDAIGNPSDSKIIEAVRMKIGLSDLKVKELPSIYHQKAEENEEPTGGVGGAMLLSLGSIVRKNLYNLGLIKSFS